One Solidesulfovibrio fructosivorans JJ] DNA segment encodes these proteins:
- a CDS encoding amino acid ABC transporter permease, producing the protein MAYHFDFTQVVTGEYGQWLVTGLVTTLKISAVSIVLSLVLGTLVAVMRLSKVRPLVWASATYTEFFRNTPLLVQIFFWYFGSYNVLPQFVNDWLYKQDFEFACGVIALTVYTSAFIAEEIRSGVFSIPKNQLEASRACGLSFTQAMVYVILPQAFRVIIPPLISQFLNLIKNSSLVMTIGVMDLTYMARQIEAHTFHGFEAFTVTTCMYLCISLVVSAGVTLYSRRVLRVRSH; encoded by the coding sequence TTGGCGTACCATTTCGATTTTACCCAGGTCGTCACCGGCGAATACGGGCAGTGGCTGGTCACGGGCCTTGTCACCACGCTCAAGATTTCCGCCGTTTCCATCGTGCTGTCCCTGGTCCTGGGGACGCTTGTCGCCGTCATGCGCCTGTCCAAGGTGCGCCCGCTCGTCTGGGCCAGCGCCACCTACACCGAATTTTTCCGCAACACCCCGCTCCTGGTACAGATATTTTTCTGGTATTTCGGCTCGTACAACGTGCTGCCGCAGTTCGTGAACGACTGGCTCTACAAGCAGGACTTCGAATTCGCCTGCGGCGTCATCGCCCTGACCGTCTACACCAGCGCCTTTATCGCCGAGGAGATCCGTTCCGGCGTCTTCTCCATCCCCAAAAACCAGCTCGAGGCGTCCCGGGCCTGCGGCCTGTCGTTTACCCAGGCCATGGTCTACGTCATTTTGCCCCAGGCCTTCCGGGTCATCATTCCGCCGCTGATTTCCCAGTTCCTGAACCTCATCAAGAACTCGTCCCTGGTCATGACCATCGGCGTCATGGACCTGACCTACATGGCCCGGCAGATCGAGGCCCACACCTTCCACGGGTTCGAGGCCTTCACCGTGACCACCTGCATGTACCTGTGCATTTCGCTTGTCGTTTCGGCGGGCGTCACCCTTTACAGCCGGCGCGTGTTGCGCGTGCGCTCGCACTAA
- a CDS encoding amino acid ABC transporter permease: MHWNVIYNNFDYFLIGGYPRGPLGGLAMTVLLAVGGIFGAFWLGLGCGLLRISKKPLLRWPALIYIEIIRGIPLLMVVFWFYFLAPVLFGHTLPEAQSALIALIVFTSAYIAEIVRAGVQALPKGQMEAARGTGLSHFQAMTHVILPQALFNMIPSFVNQFVSLTKDTSLAFIIGVNELTKAATQVNNRTLTAPTEIFITIALLYFVICFCLTELSRWLEKHINRYQARTR; encoded by the coding sequence ATGCATTGGAACGTCATCTACAACAACTTCGACTATTTCCTTATCGGCGGCTATCCCCGGGGGCCGCTCGGCGGCCTGGCCATGACCGTGCTTCTGGCCGTGGGCGGCATTTTCGGCGCCTTCTGGCTGGGGCTCGGCTGCGGGCTGTTGCGCATTTCCAAGAAGCCGCTTTTGCGCTGGCCGGCCTTGATCTACATCGAGATCATCCGGGGCATTCCGCTGCTGATGGTCGTCTTCTGGTTTTATTTCCTGGCCCCGGTGCTGTTCGGCCATACCCTGCCCGAGGCCCAAAGCGCGCTGATCGCGCTGATCGTTTTCACCAGCGCCTACATCGCGGAGATCGTGCGGGCCGGGGTGCAGGCCCTGCCCAAGGGCCAGATGGAGGCGGCGCGCGGCACGGGGCTGTCCCATTTCCAGGCCATGACCCACGTCATCCTGCCCCAGGCGCTTTTCAACATGATCCCGTCGTTCGTGAACCAGTTCGTGTCGCTGACCAAGGACACGTCCCTGGCCTTTATCATCGGCGTCAACGAGCTGACCAAGGCGGCCACCCAGGTCAACAACCGCACCCTGACCGCGCCGACGGAAATCTTCATCACCATCGCCCTGCTCTACTTCGTGATCTGCTTTTGCCTGACGGAACTGTCGCGCTGGCTGGAA